Proteins from one Cyanobacteria bacterium FACHB-DQ100 genomic window:
- a CDS encoding ATP-binding protein — MPPSTALLSEAMFQLWHTTALPQLWECGQWHGQFALGSIWFDSQWFLIRDQHTDQLLGFATISRVIEIDAGLLQRILANLLSNSIKYSPQGGNIFCRLAIDTNQSRSKTLRLSLTSGLD, encoded by the coding sequence ATGCCACCCTCCACTGCACTGCTAAGTGAAGCAATGTTCCAGCTTTGGCACACGACTGCTTTACCGCAGCTTTGGGAATGCGGACAGTGGCATGGACAGTTTGCGCTAGGGTCAATCTGGTTTGACAGTCAATGGTTTTTGATTCGAGACCAACACACAGATCAGCTTTTAGGATTCGCCACAATCAGTCGTGTAATCGAAATCGATGCGGGATTGCTTCAGCGGATTCTGGCAAACTTGCTGTCAAACAGTATCAAATATTCACCGCAGGGCGGCAATATCTTTTGTCGATTGGCGATCGACACGAATCAATCCCGCTCTAAAACATTGCGGCTAAGCTTAACCAGCGGGTTAGATTAG
- a CDS encoding polysaccharide biosynthesis protein, with the protein MRERLSVSSSILWIFQTRLLLRAIRATLSSPKRLRRYLLFGSDSAIFLTATCVALSLRFEDQPLFDHLNQYQSALILVIPVKFCIFYLLGMYRPLLRHTGTEVLWLALKSVILSEAGLVAFTTLMGVPVLPRSVQIISALITWIGVVGTRFSVRRFFMLMQTAPKTSSKILRVLPTLEDQHETERIIIYGAGSAGFQLSQALMRESAYQVVAFVDDDLDIQGRLLDRIQIHHPAMLKVLIDQYQVTMVLLAIPSAKPQEKRRILKSLKGLPVKVKTVPSIREIVTGRVSIGKIRNVDISDLLGREEVLPDPGLLRINITDKSVLVTGAGGSIGSELCRQIAEQNPRLLVLYELNEFALYSIDAELAETYPHIPRKAHLGSVTDGDRLTEVFQKYQVETVYHAAAYKHVPLVESNAEQGIINNAYGTMVTAQTADRCGVDTFVLISTDKAVRPTNVMGATKRIAELVLQALAAKPETHTRFVMVRFGNVLNSNGSVVPRFKQQIAAGKSITLTHPEMTRYFMSIPEASRLVIQAGAIGQGGEVFLLDMGEPVRIHDLAVQMIELSGLVPGEDIEIEVTGLRPGEKLYEELLIGGDAMATSHPKIFAAREAMIPWEKLELLLDQLFLVAYQKNPNKLRSLLKTLVPEYAPATQASTVRHHN; encoded by the coding sequence ATGCGTGAAAGACTATCTGTCTCTTCATCTATCCTTTGGATATTTCAAACTAGATTACTACTGAGGGCGATTCGAGCAACTCTCAGTTCGCCTAAACGACTCCGGCGCTATCTTCTATTTGGCAGTGATAGCGCAATCTTTCTGACTGCTACTTGTGTTGCGCTGAGCCTTCGATTTGAAGATCAGCCTTTATTCGATCACCTCAATCAATATCAAAGTGCCTTGATATTGGTCATTCCGGTTAAATTTTGTATTTTCTATTTGCTGGGAATGTATCGCCCTCTGCTGCGCCACACCGGGACTGAGGTGTTGTGGTTGGCGTTAAAATCAGTCATTTTAAGCGAAGCGGGATTAGTTGCTTTTACTACGCTAATGGGTGTCCCCGTACTGCCACGATCGGTGCAGATTATCAGCGCTCTGATTACCTGGATTGGAGTAGTAGGTACACGGTTTTCGGTGCGTCGGTTTTTTATGTTAATGCAGACTGCACCGAAGACATCGAGCAAAATTCTGCGTGTGCTTCCAACCCTGGAAGATCAGCATGAGACGGAGCGGATTATCATTTATGGAGCAGGCTCGGCTGGATTTCAGCTTTCCCAAGCGCTGATGCGTGAATCTGCTTATCAAGTCGTTGCCTTTGTTGATGATGATCTTGATATTCAGGGACGATTGCTCGATCGCATTCAAATCCATCATCCTGCGATGCTAAAAGTGCTGATTGATCAGTATCAGGTGACGATGGTGTTGCTGGCGATTCCGTCTGCAAAGCCGCAGGAAAAGCGACGAATTCTGAAAAGCTTAAAAGGGCTTCCGGTAAAGGTGAAAACCGTTCCTTCAATCCGAGAGATTGTGACGGGGCGAGTGTCGATCGGAAAAATTCGGAATGTGGATATTTCTGATTTGCTAGGACGTGAGGAAGTTTTACCCGATCCGGGCTTGCTGCGAATCAACATTACCGATAAATCTGTTCTCGTTACTGGAGCAGGTGGCTCGATCGGCTCAGAACTTTGTCGCCAAATTGCTGAACAAAACCCCCGCTTACTGGTGCTGTATGAATTGAATGAATTTGCGCTTTATTCGATCGATGCAGAACTGGCAGAAACCTATCCGCATATTCCTCGTAAAGCGCATCTCGGATCAGTGACAGATGGCGATCGTTTAACCGAAGTCTTTCAAAAATACCAGGTCGAGACGGTTTATCATGCCGCTGCCTACAAGCACGTTCCGCTGGTTGAAAGCAATGCGGAGCAAGGCATTATCAACAATGCTTATGGAACAATGGTGACGGCGCAGACTGCCGATCGCTGTGGAGTTGACACGTTTGTGTTGATTTCCACCGATAAAGCAGTGCGTCCAACGAATGTGATGGGTGCAACAAAGCGAATTGCGGAGCTGGTACTTCAAGCGCTAGCAGCAAAACCAGAGACCCATACTCGATTTGTGATGGTTCGATTTGGCAATGTGTTGAACAGTAATGGATCAGTTGTGCCGCGATTTAAGCAGCAAATTGCAGCAGGTAAGTCGATTACGCTGACGCACCCAGAGATGACGCGCTATTTTATGTCGATTCCAGAAGCCTCACGATTGGTGATCCAAGCCGGTGCAATAGGTCAGGGGGGCGAAGTGTTTCTGTTAGATATGGGTGAGCCTGTGAGAATTCATGATCTTGCCGTGCAGATGATCGAACTCAGCGGTCTGGTGCCAGGAGAAGATATCGAGATCGAGGTGACAGGGTTACGACCGGGTGAAAAACTCTATGAAGAGTTACTCATTGGTGGAGATGCGATGGCGACGAGTCATCCAAAGATTTTTGCAGCACGAGAAGCAATGATCCCTTGGGAAAAATTAGAGCTGTTATTGGATCAGCTTTTCTTGGTGGCGTATCAGAAGAATCCAAATAAACTGCGATCGCTGCTCAAAACGCTTGTCCCTGAGTATGCTCCTGCAACACAAGCCTCTACCGTCCGTCATCACAATTAG
- a CDS encoding carbohydrate porin, with product MTETGAIAYPPQPSRLVVGRKTLQNSIHLNSKPTNAKVGTPETVRSPEFSEIKTNTPVALRPIAPDVDRPSSAVPEFSSIRAIASETEPVVDGMDQVTSVSQLSDVQPRDWAFQALQGLIERYGCIAGYPDRTFRGDRAITRYEFAAGLNACLDRVQALLRAQQSNIVTQPDLDTLQTLQAKFTSELAALNGRVDHLEARSTTLEKQQFSTTTRLFGQAIVSAQASNQANVDLFPRDGVPERQGELKPTFTSNVQLSLATSFSGRDLLLTTLQTGNLRSSAPNLFTNMGRLSYESEQDNQIFISDLSYRFPIADNFGVLIGAVGVNPANTFRGINPLEGAGDGAPSLLGQRNPILAIGNGTGGVGFDWQINPHLSLQGVYSAELPSFAGNADAGGLIGGRYAAGAQLTLAPTNTLNIGIHYLFSRSPDGFIGTGIGDSQLLSPFAPTNTAFTTHAIGATVAWRLNQKWTIGGWGGWTSSKAVELPGSVQTTNWMVFSAFPDLFVPGNLGGLLFGQPPKITSSTLPEGYNFPRFSNTGGRGGQPDTALHLEAFYRARLNSSIDITPGVLVIFNANHNAANDPIVIGTVRTTFRF from the coding sequence ATGACCGAGACTGGAGCGATCGCATATCCCCCGCAGCCGTCCCGCTTAGTTGTCGGGAGGAAGACCCTTCAAAACTCGATTCATCTAAACTCAAAGCCGACTAACGCTAAAGTTGGAACTCCAGAGACAGTCCGATCGCCAGAGTTTAGCGAAATAAAAACAAATACACCAGTTGCATTAAGGCCGATTGCACCGGATGTCGATCGTCCTTCTTCAGCAGTACCAGAGTTTAGTTCGATTCGTGCGATCGCGTCAGAAACCGAACCCGTTGTAGATGGAATGGATCAAGTTACGTCGGTTTCGCAATTGTCGGACGTACAGCCGAGGGACTGGGCATTTCAAGCATTACAGGGATTAATTGAGCGATATGGCTGTATTGCAGGATATCCAGACCGTACTTTTCGGGGCGATCGAGCAATCACTCGATACGAGTTTGCGGCGGGACTAAATGCTTGTCTCGATCGAGTACAAGCATTACTCAGGGCTCAGCAGTCTAACATCGTCACCCAACCAGATTTGGACACGCTGCAAACTCTACAAGCGAAATTTACATCTGAACTGGCAGCGCTAAACGGTCGAGTTGATCACTTAGAAGCGCGATCGACCACGCTAGAGAAGCAGCAATTCTCAACCACGACGCGATTGTTTGGGCAAGCGATCGTATCTGCCCAAGCCAGCAATCAAGCAAATGTTGATTTGTTTCCCAGAGACGGTGTACCTGAACGTCAAGGGGAATTAAAACCCACATTCACAAGCAATGTTCAACTCTCACTTGCTACTTCATTCAGTGGACGAGACTTGCTGTTAACCACGCTGCAAACTGGAAACTTACGATCGTCTGCGCCTAATCTCTTTACCAATATGGGGCGGCTCTCCTACGAATCCGAACAAGACAATCAGATCTTTATCAGCGATCTGTCTTATCGATTCCCCATTGCTGATAATTTTGGTGTTTTGATCGGTGCAGTAGGCGTGAATCCCGCAAATACCTTTCGAGGGATCAATCCGCTTGAAGGTGCAGGCGATGGCGCACCTTCATTGCTCGGACAACGCAATCCAATCTTAGCGATCGGGAACGGCACAGGCGGTGTCGGGTTCGATTGGCAAATCAATCCGCACCTCAGTTTGCAAGGAGTGTATAGTGCTGAATTGCCCTCGTTTGCGGGAAATGCAGATGCCGGTGGACTAATCGGAGGTCGGTACGCTGCTGGAGCGCAATTGACGCTCGCGCCCACCAATACGCTCAACATCGGCATTCATTATCTATTTTCACGATCGCCCGATGGCTTCATTGGAACCGGAATCGGAGATTCACAATTGCTCTCACCGTTTGCACCGACGAATACCGCATTTACCACTCACGCGATCGGTGCAACAGTCGCTTGGCGGCTCAATCAGAAATGGACGATCGGCGGCTGGGGTGGATGGACAAGCTCAAAAGCCGTTGAGCTTCCCGGTTCAGTACAAACAACAAACTGGATGGTCTTTTCTGCATTTCCTGACTTGTTTGTGCCGGGAAATCTCGGTGGTCTTCTGTTTGGACAACCGCCTAAAATCACAAGTAGTACGCTACCCGAAGGCTATAACTTCCCTCGGTTTAGCAACACAGGGGGCAGAGGCGGACAACCTGACACCGCGCTGCATTTAGAGGCATTCTACCGCGCCAGACTCAATTCCTCGATCGACATTACTCCTGGCGTTCTCGTGATCTTCAATGCGAATCACAATGCTGCAAACGATCCGATCGTCATTGGCACGGTGCGGACAACATTCCGGTTTTAA